The Actinomycetota bacterium region TGATGCCGGGTGACAACACCGAGATGACGGTGGAGCTGATCGCCCCGATCGCGATGGACGAGGGCCTCAACTTCGCCATCCGTGAGGGCGGCCGCACCGTCGGGGCCGGCAAGGTCACCAAGGTGGTGCAGTAACCATGCCCAAGAGCTTGAACCGGCCGAAGGTGACGCTGGCTTGCCAGGAGTGCAAGGAGCGCAACTACATCACGACCAAGCACCGGTTGAACCAGCGGGAGCGGATAGAGCTGCGCAAGTACTGCCCGCGCTGCCGTCAGCACCAGCCGCACAAGGAGACGCGGTAGCCCCGACGCGCCATCCCCCGCGCCGCGCGGGTGCAGGGGTCGCGGTTGTGGCGAGGGCGGACCGCGGTTACCCTTGCGGGGCTGCCCCACCGTGGGCAGCCTTCCTATGTGGCTCCGTTCTTGGGCGGCGCGGCACCGTGTCGGATCGGTGCGGAGCGACGTAGGGGCGTAGCTCAATTGGCAGAGTCCCGGTCTCCAAAACCGGTGGTTGGGGGTTCGAGTCCCTCCGCCCCTGCTCGGTCGACCCGCCCCGGGTCGACGCCGAACGCCGACCGGGTGGAGCGACCGCCGCGGACGGTGCGCCGGAACCGCCGTGCAAAGTCAGCGAACGCGTCGAGGCACAGAATGAGTGACGATCACACCGGCGAGGCTCCGCTCGCACACGAGCGGACGGGTCTGTTCACGTTCCTGCGTGAGGTCCGCGCCGAGCTGAAGAAGGTCGCGTGGCCCAACCGCCGTGAGGTCGCCTCCTACACGATCGTCGTGCTGGTGACCGTCACGATCCTGACCCTGCTCGTGTTCGGCATGGATTTCGTGATCCGCGAAGCCGTACTCCAACTGTTCGGGTGAACCCGTGAACGACGAGAACGTGAACCCAGACACCGACGACGTACCCGTCGCCGACCCGCTCCTCGATGACGAGGCGACCGAGGAACCGCTGGTCGCTGACGCGCCCGACGGGGAGCCGTTGACGACCGACGACGACACCGTCGGTCCCACCGGTTCGCCCGACGAGCAACCGGCCGCGGCGGCGGACCGCGACGATCTGCCCACCTCCGGGGAGCTCGACGCGGCGCCGATGGACGAGATCGTCCAGGAATCCGCCGAGGGACGTACCGACGCGTCGGTACCAGACGAGACGCTGGCTCGATCGACCGACCAGACCGCCGGTGCCACGGAGTCCGCAGCGGATGTCGCGGCGACCGTCGATGAGGAGCCACAGGGTGACGTCGTCGCCGACGAGGTGGAGGCACCTCCGGAGCCCGAGGAGGCTCTCGTCGAGGAGGCGGCGGCTGACGCTGCCGCGGACGCGACGGAGGACGACCTCGACGATCTGC contains the following coding sequences:
- the tuf gene encoding elongation factor Tu (EF-Tu; promotes GTP-dependent binding of aminoacyl-tRNA to the A-site of ribosomes during protein biosynthesis; when the tRNA anticodon matches the mRNA codon, GTP hydrolysis results; the inactive EF-Tu-GDP leaves the ribosome and release of GDP is promoted by elongation factor Ts; many prokaryotes have two copies of the gene encoding EF-Tu); this encodes MPGDNTEMTVELIAPIAMDEGLNFAIREGGRTVGAGKVTKVVQ
- the rpmG gene encoding 50S ribosomal protein L33 — protein: MPKSLNRPKVTLACQECKERNYITTKHRLNQRERIELRKYCPRCRQHQPHKETR
- the secE gene encoding preprotein translocase subunit SecE; protein product: MSDDHTGEAPLAHERTGLFTFLREVRAELKKVAWPNRREVASYTIVVLVTVTILTLLVFGMDFVIREAVLQLFG